The Oncorhynchus masou masou isolate Uvic2021 chromosome 13, UVic_Omas_1.1, whole genome shotgun sequence genomic interval GAAGAGCACGTTGCACAGCTTGCTGTGGCAGTAGGCCCTGAAGTTATGCCAGGTGGACTGGCCGGACACCAGGTCCTTGTGGGTACCCAGGAGGGCAAAGTCGACAGAGCCTAGCCGGTGTAGGAGAGCCGACACGTTGACAACACGACTAGGGCCACACTCCTTCAGCCGGTCCAGCAGCAAGCAGGTCAACAGGAAGTGGCCTAAGTGGTTTACCCCAAACACCATGCCGAACCCATCCTCAGTGTAGCCAGGCCCCAGCATTCCTgaaacaaatcacattttattggtcacattcgccgaatacaacaggtatagatagtactttgaaatgcttacttatgagcccattcccaacaatgtagagctaaaaagtaagaaaaatatttgctaaataaaaaaggaaatagtaacacaaaataacagtactgagtcaatgtgcaggggtatgaggtagttgaggtaataacgaggctatttacaaggagtaccagtactgagtcaatgtacaggggtatgaggtagttgaggtaataacgaGGCAATTTACAAGGAGTACcaatactgagtcaatgtgcaggggtatgaggtagttgaggtaataacgaggctatttacaaggagtaccagtactgagtcaatgtgcaggggtatgaggtagttgaggtaataacgaggctatttacaaggagtaccagtactgagtcaatgtgcagggttatgaggtagttgaggtaataacgaggctatttacaaggagtaccagtactgagtcaatgtgcaggggtatgaggtcattgaggtaattcaaggtgacagacagtgagaccAGAGACAGGGAGTAAGGCTACACAATGTCCAAGTATTTCTATATTTGTCTTaaaatgtgtgtattgttttatccATAGGGTAAGAAGAGATGTCACATTTCATTTAATAGGGTTCACTGAATAGAGAAAGGTTGTTTTATGTATTGGGAATGAATGTTTAcattccctctttctctgtcgtACCTGCATTGTTGATGAGCAGGTCCAGTCTGAGTTCAGTCTTCAGGAAGGTTTCAGCAAAGGAGCGAACAGACTTCAGACTGCCCAGATCCAGATGCATGAACACCACCTCATTGCTCCCACTCTCCTACAGAACAGAGGAATCAAACAGCGGATTTCCAACACCATACATTTTCACGCAGGGCAAACAAATCCCTGATCAGTATGTATTGAGATGGCTATGCCACAACATAATATTTGGATTATTATGATATCAATAAGGCTCCTCTAACCCTTCTGATATCATAGACAGCAGCCTCAGCTTTCTGTTTGCTGCGGCAGGCAAGGATGACCCTTGCACCTCTCTTGGCCAAATCCAAAGCAGTAGCCTTTCCAATACCAGTGTTACTCCCTGGGGAACAACAAAACACATATTAATGTAAAGGTCTTCCACATGAACGCACTTAAAACGTGCGCACACTAAATCAGTCCCCATCACATAGTAAGGCAACAAAATGTGCCTAACTAACCTGTTACAATAGCAGTCTTTCCTTTAAGTGTCACAGAGCTCGTGCATCTTGATCCTCTGATCACATTGTAATAAAGTATCAAATACAACGCAATACCTACTGCCAGAATAGATAGCAAAACCGACATTATTACAGTACCGAGCGTTGTTTCCGAATTCGGGAATGTAATTTAGTTTGAAAGCTATCAAAGTTCAGCTGGCTAACATACGGCATgtgatgtttttgtttttattacGCCCTCAAAAGCTTCCGGGTTTAATTTCTACCTGCAGTACGGAAGTATTCCACCAGATGTCGTTTTTGTAATCTGCATGAAAATCGGCCCCATATTGAGGGCATAGATCACTTTCGGAGTGAAAATGGAATCCGAGATCAACATctcagattaaaaaaaaaaaaaaaaaaaacatgaattaaAAAACCATGCAAATACATGATCACTACATATTAACTaagcttgaattgccctgccattGTTGTTCTTCTCAGGCCAttttgaaatttaaaaaaatgtaggcAGGCCTATATGATCACACTAGTAATATATAATATGTGGTATTGCTTGTGAGCCGAGTGAGCATAATAAATCGTTTTTTGACTGTAcagcatctgatggtcagtctgtggGGAAGGAGGGAGCAGCCGTGAAGCTGCACCTCAcccgactcaccgtccctcctctcttcctacctCGACTGAGGAAATCGGACAGTCTTCCAGTTCCAGCTGATGACTCAACTCACACTGCATACATTTTTCCTCGTGCAGCAATTAATGTTGTTACTACTATGACCAGAGAAATTGTACTATTCCTCGATATTAAAAAAGACAAATAACCCAGAAAGCCTATCGAAACgcacattttatggcttataaaactGTTGAACAAAGTCTTGACAGTGCTAACAATTTAAACATGAATTTACTAATTAAAAAACATATTTGCTCTATTCGTTTAGTCTCTAGTCAATGGCACAAGAAAAGTGCAGACACGGTGATCTGAGCTATGTTTGGCGAGCGGTAGATAATAGGTACACttgatggcagggtagcctagtggttagagccgaaaggttgcaagttcaaacccccgagctgacaaggtacaaatctgtcgttctgcccctgaacaggcagttaacccactgttcctaggccgtcattgaaaataagaatttgttcttaactgacttgcctagtaaaataaataaatatgctcTCTGGGCCTGCCAGGTAAACGGAGATATATCTTGAGAATCATGAAATGGTTCAACATGGGAACATTTTGCCTTCCCGGTGTAAGCCTTTTTCAtaagaaatgtttggtgatcgacaaGGAATGGTTTGGTGACCACTGTAAATCTATTCTCAACCATGTATTGGCACGAGTAGTTTATTTCCTCTTTAGGCCTCTCAATCACAAATGATTCATACATTATTACATATTTTGCAAgcctatgtttttttaaaggtgtAAAGTAATTCATTGCAACTACTCTCTTACTGTAATTGAGCAGTTTTTGAGTATTTGTACTTTTTAAAGTAGTTTTCAAAGTCAGTAATTTTAcctctacttgagtaaaattgtATTAAACTGTACATTTACTTGAGTAGGATATTTCAGTACTCTTTCCACCACTGATGACgagtgagtgaaagagggagTTTGTGCAGTGAGTTTGGGTGAGGgagtgagtgaaagagggagTTTGTGCAGTGAGTTTGGGTGAGGGAGTGAGTGAACGGGAGTTTGTGCAGTGAGTTTGGGTGAGGgagtgagtgaaagagggagTTTGTGCAATGAGTTTGGGTGAGGGAGTGAGTGAAGGAAAGAGTGAAAGGGTGAGTGAGTGAATGTCAGCCGGTCCCATTAACAAGTAATAGAAGGATGAATGAGGGACTGCTGAATGGTTGAAAGACATGTTTATTTCTGGAGACTGAAATATACTGACGTCTGGAAACTTTGTTTATGCACTTTATTTTTTATAGTTAAAAAAAATCTCAATACATTTTAATTGCTTTGAATGTTTATATTAAAATGTTAATAATTTTACATACAGATGTGACTTATAATTCAGAAAATAAATTAACTGAGTTCCTCCTCTACATTCATTGCCTCTATTCCTTTTTCAATTGAATGCAAGGAAAATGTGTAACAATATTCAGGTAACCTTAGCAAAATTAGATAATTATCAAGGTCAATGTTTATATTTTAAAAGTAACTCAATTCATTTGACTTGAAGTTGTTTTTTTACACCATTCGTTTGACTTCAACTTGAGTAGAAATTGTACTAAAGTAACAGTACTTCTACTTGAGTGAGATATATCTGTACTCTTTCCACCCCTggtttttaattgaaatgcacatGATCAAGGCAACAAACAGCATCAGGTCCTCGGCCATGTGCACATGATCTTTAACCACGGGATTACATTATCTAAAATATGAATGGATGCACTGTTCAGTGCTGGCACAATTATTATACAACCAATGAATATACAACAGCCTCATTGAAGAACACATACTTTATTTCCATAAGTCTTGAATTGCCCAGTAGGCCTATGCTTCTTCATCCTTTTTGCCACTTCATGATTGAATTCATTCCAACATGCACAGTTTTGGGTGGGTCGTTTAATTATGTTCCAGATATATCTACTTGGGCAGAGTGGAACACCCTAAGTAACCTATGGTAAGAACTTAGAAGCTAATGCACAAGATCAGTCCTATATACTAATCACACGGAGTAAGCACTTTTAGAATTTCTTTGACATAGTTGAATGATTTAAAGGGCAAGTCCACTCAAATTTAAAAAATCATCTTGTACACTGAGGAGAGCTTGAGTTAGTGGGAGGCTTTCACAGGAGTCCACACAGACTCTCACTGACTTCCCATAGCTTCTTGGCCACCGCATCATCTCTGGCCTTAGGATAGACGTTCCTGACTGTACAGTTAGAGAAGTAGCATCCAGAGAGGGGCTCCAGGCCATCCTGCAGGGCACAGTGCAGGGTGGTCTGAGACCCCGCCACAGAGTTCTTGAAGAACAACATTGAGATGGGCTTCAAAAGCATTAAAAATGCAGAGTTGGCGTAACGGCCCAGCTCAGTTTTGATTATACCTAGGAGAAAAAGACACAAGCACTAGAGTTAAGTTATTAATCcattaaaacaatatatatatattttagtcaattagcagacactcttatccagagcaacttacattagtgcattcatcttaagatagctaggtgagacaataACATAATCGCTTAAAAGAGACAGGTTTTAAGACTTTGTCGGAAGATGGCCAGGGAGTTCGCTGTCCTGACATTAGGGGGAGGCTGGTTCCActattggggtgccaggacagagaagagcttggactggaaCATTAGTCATCTTATTCTACTTTAAATTCAACCAAGAAGTAACGTGAAACCTGCAGATACCATTAGATTCAAAAGTTTTATACATGGTCAAATGAAATTGGACGCCTGACTTAGCAGCACTGACCAGGGTGGAGGCTGTAGCAGGTAACATGTGTGTCCTTCAGTCTCTTGGCCAGCTCATGGGTGAAGACAACGTTACACAGCTTGCTGTTGCAATAGATGTTAAAGACGTCCGTGGCAGACTCGCCAACACCTAACTCCTTGTGAGTGCTCAAGCAGTTGAAATCAATTTTGCCAAAATTATGGCCCAAGGACGCCACGTTGACCACTCGACTCGGACCGCACTCCTTCAGACGGTCCAGAAGCAGGTTGGTCAACAGGAAGTGACCGATGTAGTTGACACCAAACATCATCCCCAAGCCGTCTTCTGTTCTGCCCTGCATGTAAATACCTGAGAGGAAACATGGAAACGAGCCCTTATTCATCCATAATCACTTCTATGGGAGGTTGATGGGAGTTCAGGGTGCATCTTAATAGTCTTTAGTAGCCTCATCTCCTCACAGCCTTTCCTTCATCCTGCATTGATGCAAAGGAACAGGACAGGTGTATTGCTTTCACATGTCATGCCAGTGCAAATAAAGGATCGAGTAGAGGGAAAGGAAGCCGTTTAGGACCATTGAGatacacccagagagagagaggtccaacAACACCTCCTCAAGCCTCCTTTACCTGCATTGTTGATGAGCAGGTCCAATCTGCGCTCAGTCTTTAGGAAGGTTTCAGCAAAGGAGCGAACAGACTTCAGACTGCCCAGATCCAGATGCATGAACACAACCTCATTGCTCCCACTCTCCTACAGGACACACATTTCTTTGTTACTCGGTCCAAATTTCATTGGACATTTTCCAGATTTCCTCTTTTCACAGCTACCACATGAAGGTTGTGATGAAATAACAAAGTCTGCTAATGTAAAGTAGGTCAGAGATTGTTGaatctctcctcaccctcttgATGTCAGCGAGCGCAGCCTCAGCTCTCGGTTTGTTGCGGCAGGCCAGGATGACCCTGGCACCTCTCCTGGCCAGATCTAGCGCTGTCATCTTCCCTATGCCTGTGTTACTTCCTGTAGAATTAGTATTATTAGGATTAATGCAATGTAGGGGAGACCGGGAGAAAaagtcaaaaaatatatatttataaaaataaacatattttactCTATTGCTCAGAGACCACTTGAACTATGG includes:
- the LOC135553044 gene encoding dehydrogenase/reductase SDR family member 13-like, with product MAVFLLLAGMVVVGYMIFHNIFVKGAVCKSNVKLHGKTVIVTGSNTGIGKMTALDLARRGARVILACRNKPRAEAALADIKRESGSNEVVFMHLDLGSLKSVRSFAETFLKTERRLDLLINNAGIYMQGRTEDGLGMMFGVNYIGHFLLTNLLLDRLKECGPSRVVNVASLGHNFGKIDFNCLSTHKELGVGESATDVFNIYCNSKLCNVVFTHELAKRLKDTHVTCYSLHPGIIKTELGRYANSAFLMLLKPISMLFFKNSVAGSQTTLHCALQDGLEPLSGCYFSNCTVRNVYPKARDDAVAKKLWEVSESLCGLL
- the dhrs13a.3 gene encoding dehydrogenase/reductase SDR family member 13a.3, which codes for MSVLLSILAVGIALYLILYYNVIRGSRCTSSVTLKGKTAIVTGSNTGIGKATALDLAKRGARVILACRSKQKAEAAVYDIRRESGSNEVVFMHLDLGSLKSVRSFAETFLKTELRLDLLINNAGMLGPGYTEDGFGMVFGVNHLGHFLLTCLLLDRLKECGPSRVVNVSALLHRLGSVDFALLGTHKDLVSGQSTWHNFRAYCHSKLCNVLFTRELANRLEGTSVTTYSLHPGVIHTEFGRNLKLWQRLFLEPISKLFFMDAERGAQTTLHCALQEGIEPLSGRYFSSCALQEVGAKGRDDALARKLWEVSERLSNLS